The following DNA comes from Microbacterium foliorum.
AGAGTCGGATGCTGGGCGCACAGCGCAAGGACCACCTGCGAGAGATCCTGCGCAGGGATGGCCGCGTGGTGGCGAAGGACGTCGCCGCCGATCTGGGCGTTTCAGAGGACTCGATCCGCCGCGACCTGCGCGAGCTCGCCGACGCCGGTGAGATGGTGCGGGTGTACGGCGGCGCTCTGCCGATTCCGCCGGCCGATCGTCCCGTCGATCAGCGCGCGTCGCTCGCCACCGAGAGCAAAGAGCGCGTCGCCCGCCGCGCCGTCGAGCTGATCGCCCCCGCGTCGACGATCGTGCTGGACGCCGGCACCACGACCCTCGCGATGTCCCGGATGCTGCCGCACGGCACCGACCTGACCGTGATCACACCCAGCCCGGCGATCGCCCTCGCGGTCGCCGAGCACTCCGACGCTCGCGTCGTGATCATCGGCGGCGAGCTCGCTCGCTTCTCGATGGTCGCGAGCGGTCCCCTCGCGATGGAGGCGGTGCAGCACCTCCACGCCGACGCGTTCTTCCTCGGCGCGACCGGCATCGACCCGGCGCGCGGCCTGACCACCGGCCACCTCGACGACGCCGTCACCAAGCGCGCGATCGCCGCCCGCTGTGCGCAGACGTACGTGCTCGGCAGCGAAGAGAAGATCGGCGCGACGTCGCGCTACCCCGTGCTCGACCTCGAGGCCGTCGCCGGCGTGGTCGTCGACCCCGTCGACGCGAACCCCGTGATCGACGAACTCGCAGAGCGGGTGACCGTGCTGCGCTGAGCCGCATCAGGCCTCAGGTGATGGTCGCCGCCACGATCGTCGGGGTCATGATGGCCACCATCGCGGCGGTGATCGCGTCGTAGACGGCCTTGGCTACGGCATCCCCCGCGGGCGACCCCGCCGTGAGCTCTTCGATCCGTTTCTTGAGGTCCCGCGCCGACAGTCCGCCGCATTCGTCGCGCAGGATCGCGTGCGCCGAGTTCAGGTTCTGCAGGATCGACAGCAGCGCCAGATCGGCCTGCGTCGGAGCAGCGGCTCCGGCCAGCACGGCGGACAGGCGGGAGCGCAGCATCTGCTCGGGTGCAGAGTCGGATTCGGGAGTGCGCACCGACCCCCAGCCGAAGAATCCGCGCTCGCCACGCACGAGCACGCCCTGCACGACGAGCGACTCGACCACGACCTCGAGCGGGTCGAGCTTGGGCCGCACCACGAGAGACTGCAGTCGTTTGCCGCGCAGCGGCACGAGGCGCTGCAGCGTCGTGTCGAGGATCGGGTTGCCGGTCGGCTCGGTCGACACGATGTCGACGACCGGGTTCTTCTCGTCCGACACCGAGATGCGTCCATGCAGGGCGAGGTCGACGATGACGGCGGCGACCTCGCCGTAGAGGCGGTTCACGCTCACCGCGCTCTCGACGCGGCCATCAGGCCGCAGCAGCAGCATGTGGAGTTCTTCGACGATCAGCATGCACCCACGCTATGACGGCATTTCGCGTCTGGGCATCCCCCGAACGGATGACTTCGGGATGCCGAGCACTGCGCCCCGTCGTGTCAACCCCGTCGCCGTGCGAGCGCCGATTTCGTACGGTTTCGGAATGACTTCC
Coding sequences within:
- a CDS encoding DeoR/GlpR family DNA-binding transcription regulator; protein product: MLGAQRKDHLREILRRDGRVVAKDVAADLGVSEDSIRRDLRELADAGEMVRVYGGALPIPPADRPVDQRASLATESKERVARRAVELIAPASTIVLDAGTTTLAMSRMLPHGTDLTVITPSPAIALAVAEHSDARVVIIGGELARFSMVASGPLAMEAVQHLHADAFFLGATGIDPARGLTTGHLDDAVTKRAIAARCAQTYVLGSEEKIGATSRYPVLDLEAVAGVVVDPVDANPVIDELAERVTVLR
- a CDS encoding GOLPH3/VPS74 family protein — its product is MLIVEELHMLLLRPDGRVESAVSVNRLYGEVAAVIVDLALHGRISVSDEKNPVVDIVSTEPTGNPILDTTLQRLVPLRGKRLQSLVVRPKLDPLEVVVESLVVQGVLVRGERGFFGWGSVRTPESDSAPEQMLRSRLSAVLAGAAAPTQADLALLSILQNLNSAHAILRDECGGLSARDLKKRIEELTAGSPAGDAVAKAVYDAITAAMVAIMTPTIVAATIT